Proteins encoded by one window of Cucurbita pepo subsp. pepo cultivar mu-cu-16 chromosome LG14, ASM280686v2, whole genome shotgun sequence:
- the LOC111810774 gene encoding probable WRKY transcription factor 2, translating into MGRNDDNVAIIGDWVPPSPSPRTFFSAMQMLEEDVAGSRPTDKPEKLFLGSREHTVTENDIARGGIPGVNSGDRSTEFGTVSEQKRGGLVERIAARAGFNAPRLNTENIRSTEEVKSPYLTIPPGLSPTTLLDSPVFLSNSLAQQSPTTGKFPFVANVSYRSSTMMLEANNRGNDNPFDDNSSSFAFRPSVESGSFFHGAASKVISLPQSCPRIEVPGLRSENSYQPENRINHHPQMGLSMSCTERDDGGKNVLDDQRPFDSVCGSGGGGGEHSSPLDEQPDEGEQRGTGDSMAGGGCGAPSEDGYNWRKYGQKQVKGSEYPRSYYKCTHPNCQVKKKVERSHEGHITEIIYKGTHNHVKPSPNRRASDSHINMQQAGQQNAEVPLWEDSQKGTPDWMHSNLEVSSSASLGPEYGNHIETVEAIDASSTFSNDEDEDDRGTHGSITMGYEGEGDESESKKRKLDAYVTEMSGATRAIREPRVVVQTTSEVDILDDGYRWRKYGQKVVKGNPNPRSYYKCTNPGCTVRKHVERASHDLKSVITTYEGKHNHDVPAARNSSHISSCTSSPVTGQNSTTTHAHRPGPPQSQNNMPRFERPAFGLAGRQPMGTAHAHGFGFGMNQPGLRNLNLTMTMASAGQAKLPVLPMHPYLAQAHNVHEMGLLLPKGEPNLEPTSDLGFNFSNGSTAYQQIMSRLPLGPEM; encoded by the exons ATGGGGAGGAATGATGATAATGTTGCTATTATTGGGGATTGGGTGCCTCCAAGTCCCAGCCCAAGAACCTTCTTCTCAGCAATGCAAATGCTAGAGGAGGATGTTGCTGGTTCTAGACCCACTGATAAACCCGAAAAACTCTTTCTCGGGTCTCGAGAACACACGGTGACTGAAAACGACATTGCAAGAGGCGGGATCCCGGGTGTTAACTCTGGCGATCGGTCGACGGAGTTCGGTACGGTATCGGAGCAGAAGCGTGGGGGACTTGTGGAAAGGATTGCAGCAAGAGCTGGATTTAATGCTCCAAGATTGAATACAGAGAACATTAGATCAACAGAGGAAGTGAAGTCTCCTTACTTGACAATACCGCCTGGTTTGAGTCCAACTACATTGCTTGATTCTccagtttttctttcaaattcattG GCTCAGCAATCTCCCACAACTGGGAAGTTCCCGTTTGTAGCGAACGTTAGTTATCGAAGCTCGACGATGATGTTGGAGGCGAACAATCGAGGCAACGACAATCCGTTCGATGATAATAGTTCATCGTTTGCTTTCAGACCGAGTGTGGAATCAGGATCATTTTTTCATGGTGCAGCAAGCAAAGTAATTTCGCTTCCACAATCTTGTCCAAGAATTGAGGTTCCGGGTCTACGCTCAGAAAATTCTTatcaacccgaaaatagaatCAATCATCATCCTCAAATGGGGCTCTCTATGTCGTGCACGGAGAGGGACGATGGGGGTaagaatgtgttggatgatCAAAGACCCTTTGATTCTGTGTGTGGTAGTGGTGGGGGTGGTGGTGAACATTCTTCACCGCTCGACGAGCAACCGGATGAAGGGGAGCAACGAGGCACTGGGGATTCGATGGCCGGTGGTGGTTGTGGTGCACCCTCGGAGGATGGATATAACTGGAGAAAATATGGACAAAAACAGGTTAAAGGAAGCGAGTATCCTCGGAGTTATTACAAGTGCACACATCCGAACTGTCAGGTCAAGAAGAAGGTCGAGCGATCTCATGAAGGCCATATAACAGAGATCATCTATAAAGGAACGCATAACCACGTAAAACCCTCACCGAATCGACGAGCATCGGATTCCCATATCAATATGCAACAAGCAGGCCAACAGAATGCCGAAGTTCCCCTGTGGGAAGATTCACAAAAAGGGACTCCCGATTGGATGCATAGCAACCTTGAGGTGAGTTCTTCAGCATCATTGGGTCCTGAATATGGCAATCATATTGAAACAGTTGAGGCCATTGATGCCTCATCCACATTCTCtaatgatgaagatgaagatgatagAGGAACACATGGAAGTATAACAATGGGATATGAGGGGGAAGGAGATGAATCCGAGTCGAAGAAAAG GAAACTCGACGCCTATGTAACGGAGATGAGTGGGGCTACTAGAGCTATCCGTGAGCCTAGAGTTGTTGTTCAGACTACCAGTGAAGTAGATATTCTCGACGATGGCTATCGTTGGCGTAAATACGGACAGAAGGTGGTGAAGGGAAATCCGAATCCTAG GAGTTACTACAAGTGCACGAATCCTGGCTGCACGGTGAGGAAGCATGTCGAGCGAGCGTCACATGACCTGAAGTCAGTGATAACCACATATGAAGGAAAGCACAATCACGATGTTCCTGCTGCTCGCAACAGCAGCCACATCAGTTCATGCACATCCAGTCcagtaacgggtcaaaactcGACCACTACTCATGCTCACAGGCCAGGGCCACCGCAGTCTCAAAACAACATGCCAAGATTCGAAAGGCCAGCCTTCGGCCTTGCTGGAAGACAACCGATGGGCACTGCCCATGCCCATGGCTTCGGTTTTGGTATGAACCAACCTGGACTGAGAAATCTAAACCTGACCATGACCATGGCATCAGCTGGTCAAGCCAAGCTTCCTGTTCTACCAATGCATCCATACTTAGCACAAGCACACAATGTTCATGAAATGGGTTTGTTGTTGCCTAAAGGTGAGCCCAATCTAGAACCTACATCTGATCTTGGCTTCAACTTTTCCAATGGTTCAACAGCGTATCAGCAAATTATGAGTAGGCTTCCACTTGGGCCTGAGATGTGa